Proteins encoded by one window of Mesotoga sp. UBA6090:
- the folE2 gene encoding GTP cyclohydrolase FolE2, which yields MRDVQNDKDKRNIKINMVGIKSIEYPIVVLDRKFGTQQTVGKFDLFVDLPKDFRGTHMSRFVEVLERHHRKITPRNMESILDDMKESLKADVAHIKVEFPYFIRKNAPVSGSESFSSFGCSFNTMKNGAFDFILGVKVPVMTVCPCSKEISDRGAHNQRAEVFVSVRMNSLVWIEEIIEFVEKSSSAPIYSLLKREDEKYITEHSYDNPRFVEDLSREVVLFLQEDDRIDWYRVEVISQESIHNHEAYACIEKE from the coding sequence TTGAGAGACGTTCAGAATGATAAGGACAAGAGGAACATAAAGATCAATATGGTTGGGATAAAGTCAATCGAGTATCCCATAGTTGTTTTGGACAGGAAATTCGGGACACAGCAGACAGTTGGGAAGTTCGACCTTTTTGTTGACCTGCCAAAGGATTTTCGGGGTACTCACATGTCTAGATTTGTGGAAGTTCTGGAAAGGCACCACAGAAAAATCACCCCGAGGAATATGGAGTCGATTCTTGATGACATGAAAGAATCACTTAAAGCGGATGTTGCACACATTAAGGTTGAGTTTCCGTATTTCATCAGGAAGAATGCTCCGGTAAGTGGCAGTGAGAGTTTCAGTTCATTCGGATGCTCTTTCAATACTATGAAGAATGGGGCATTTGATTTCATTCTTGGAGTGAAGGTTCCCGTTATGACCGTCTGCCCCTGTTCAAAGGAAATAAGTGACAGAGGAGCTCACAATCAAAGGGCAGAAGTCTTTGTCTCCGTCAGAATGAATTCTCTTGTATGGATTGAAGAAATAATCGAGTTCGTCGAGAAGTCTTCGAGCGCTCCAATCTATTCTCTTCTAAAAAGGGAAGACGAGAAATATATTACCGAACACTCTTACGATAACCCGCGGTTTGTAGAGGATCTTTCCCGAGAGGTCGTTCTCTTTCTTCAAGAGGATGATCGTATCGACTGGTACAGGGTTGAAGTGATCAGTCAGGAGTCAATTCACAACCATGAGGCATACGCTTGCATCGAAAAGGAATGA
- a CDS encoding 16S rRNA (guanine(527)-N(7))-methyltransferase RsmG, producing the protein MFSFESFEPSLLSKCRRLIELMISSPHNLTSVRIFERAVTVHLEDVLIPFTNAMLMGSCVDIGSGGGIPGLVLAAVFPKSSWLLLDSIGKKTQEIERFAREMELSNVTVKTARAEEFALEERASFDSAFLRAVARCDVSMELAAPLVKIGGSIFLYKGPGWNEERRFASVAEERLGLRLSQEKEYCLSDGSARFLVVYEKEVETPREFPRRVGMASKSPLGGSK; encoded by the coding sequence ATGTTCTCATTTGAATCGTTTGAACCGTCTCTTCTCTCGAAATGCAGGAGGCTTATAGAGCTAATGATTTCTTCTCCCCATAATCTTACATCTGTGAGGATATTCGAAAGGGCAGTGACAGTGCACCTCGAAGATGTTCTGATCCCATTTACTAACGCTATGTTGATGGGCAGTTGTGTGGATATAGGAAGTGGCGGCGGGATTCCCGGTCTAGTGCTGGCAGCGGTTTTCCCCAAATCAAGTTGGCTGCTTCTGGATTCGATTGGAAAGAAGACTCAAGAGATCGAAAGATTTGCTCGAGAGATGGAACTAAGTAATGTTACGGTGAAGACGGCCAGAGCGGAAGAATTTGCTCTCGAGGAAAGAGCGAGTTTCGATTCGGCCTTTCTCAGAGCAGTAGCAAGATGTGATGTTTCCATGGAGCTCGCGGCTCCGCTGGTGAAGATTGGAGGCAGCATTTTTCTCTACAAAGGTCCTGGTTGGAATGAGGAGAGAAGATTCGCAAGTGTTGCAGAAGAGAGGCTTGGACTTAGACTATCGCAAGAGAAGGAGTATTGCCTTTCAGACGGATCTGCTCGGTTCTTGGTAGTCTACGAGAAGGAAGTTGAAACACCGCGAGAATTTCCAAGGAGAGTTGGAATGGCCTCAAAGTCCCCACTCGGAGGTTCAAAGTGA
- the lepB gene encoding signal peptidase I encodes MSAKKSEKASNKKESRFLHEVKEWGKAILYAVVFGTIIRLFVFETMLVPTGSMIPTINPPARLFVEKITYEYRDPDYGDIVVFWTPYVDIESQKYLRSFDKFMDLFSPAEYRGHVKYVKRLVGKPGDILELRKAPDYTSANPVYQLYINGDVPPALEERRYVREGIFYDPMFYFGLAHPDDPSVRFSPYYRLYQAYKGLIEYTEYYDKVLGPLGMEEYISQDPATGEVKVTVPEGFRFMMGDNSANSFDSRYFGFVPEEAIIGSPMLTIWPFSDFGPLKK; translated from the coding sequence GTGTCAGCAAAAAAGTCGGAAAAGGCTTCTAACAAAAAGGAATCGCGCTTTCTCCACGAAGTTAAGGAGTGGGGGAAGGCGATTCTTTATGCTGTTGTCTTTGGTACGATAATTCGTTTGTTTGTTTTTGAGACAATGCTGGTTCCGACAGGTTCAATGATACCCACCATAAATCCTCCTGCTCGACTATTCGTGGAAAAAATCACCTACGAATATAGAGATCCGGATTATGGAGATATCGTCGTGTTCTGGACACCTTATGTAGATATCGAGTCTCAGAAGTACCTGCGGAGTTTTGATAAATTCATGGACCTATTTTCCCCTGCCGAGTACAGGGGTCATGTGAAGTATGTTAAGCGGTTGGTCGGGAAACCGGGTGATATCCTGGAACTTAGAAAAGCTCCAGATTACACTTCCGCGAATCCTGTCTATCAGCTTTACATCAACGGAGATGTCCCTCCTGCGCTGGAAGAAAGGCGGTATGTAAGGGAAGGAATATTCTACGATCCGATGTTCTACTTCGGATTGGCTCATCCCGACGATCCCTCAGTCAGGTTTTCGCCGTACTACAGGCTTTACCAGGCATACAAGGGGTTAATCGAATACACCGAGTACTATGATAAAGTACTGGGACCTCTTGGAATGGAAGAGTATATTAGTCAGGATCCAGCAACCGGAGAAGTCAAAGTTACGGTTCCAGAAGGTTTCAGATTCATGATGGGAGATAACTCTGCCAATAGCTTCGACAGCAGGTATTTTGGATTTGTTCCTGAGGAGGCAATAATCGGTAGTCCAATGCTGACAATATGGCCTTTTTCCGATTTCGGTCCGCTAAAGAAATAA